The stretch of DNA CCCACACACCTTGGTGTCCAGTCCGCCGTCGTTGGAGGACTTGTTCCTGCGCCACTACAGCGGCGGGGCCGGCAACCCACCGGTGGCCCAACCGGCGGCTNNCCACAACCCTACGGCCACGCCCCAGAGTGCTGGCACGCGATGAGCACCGCGACGCTTGGCTCCCCTGCAAGATCCGGGGCCAGGCCTGCCTTGGGCACCATGACCGGGTTGGTCATCTGTGTCCGCTTCATCCTGCGCCGCAACGGGATCAGGTTGCTGGTGTGGGCGGCCGTGCTGGCCGTCATGATCCCGGTGGTGTACAGCTCCCAGCAGCAGGCCNNTTTCCCGCAAGCCGCCAGGGACGCCTACGCGCAGGTTGCCAACACCCCGGCCGTGGCGGCCATGACGGGGCTGCCCTATGCGGCGGGCTCGCTGGGCGGCATCCTGGTCATCAAGATTTGGATGACGCTGGCCGTGGCACTGGCATTTGCCTCGATCTTCCTCGTCACCCGCAACGGCCGGGCCGATGAGGAAGCCGGGCGCACCGAACTGCTGCGTTCGGCNCCCTTGGGCCGGCACGCCTACAGCATGGCGAATTATGCCGTGGCCGGTGCGCTGAGCGTGGCAGTGGGGCTACTGATTTCGCTGTTGTGCCTGTCCGTGAAGCTGCCGGTGGCAGGTTCTTGGGTCATGGGCGCCTCGATCGCCGGGACAGGATTGGCGTTTGTTGCCATTGGTGCCTTGTGCGGCCAGCTCAGTTCCACCAGTAGNGGTGCCAATTCGCTCGGCGTTGCCGTGCTAGCCGTGTTTTATTTCATCCGTGCCGGAGCCGATCTTCAAGCCGATGGCACCCTGGTCAGCCCCGTGAGCTGGTTCTCNCCCATTGGCTGGGCCCAAAACATGCGTGCCTTTGGACAGGACACGTGGTGGCCGCTGCTGCCGCTGGTCCTGCTGGCCGTGGTGGGTTGTGCCGGCGCCCTGCGGATTGAGACACACCGCGATCTTGGCATGGGGCTGCTGCCACANAGGCGGGGCCCGGCCACGGCGACGGCGTTCCTGGCTGGGCCTGTAGGACTGGTGCTGCGGCTGCAGCGCGGTAGTTTGGTGGGTTGGCTGCTCGGGGCTGTGGTTGCCGGCGTGTTCTTTGGCGGCGTGGCCCAAGCCATGTCCAGTGTGTTGGATCCGTCAAACGCATTTGCGAAGGCCTTCGTGGGCAATAGTGCCACCATGATCCAGGGTGTGCTGGGCATCTTTGCCTTGTTCAACGGCATGTTGGCCGGCGCCTTCGCTGTGCAGTGCTTGGCAGGTGCCCGCGCCGAGGAGGCCAGTGGCAGGCTGGAATTACAGCTGGCCTGTGCGCTGCCACGGCGCAGATGGCTTNNTGCCCAGCTGCTCGTTGCTGCTGGCGGGTCCGCCGTGATGCTGCTGCTGGGCGGCTGGCTCATGGGTGTTTCCTCCAACGGGGCCGGCACGGGCGCCGCGATGGCGTGGGCGTCGTTCGCGTTCTGGCCGGCTGTGCTGCTGATGCTGGGCGTGCTGTTGTTCCTACACGGCTTTGTGCCCCGGCTCAGTGTCAGCTTGAGCTGGGCCGTGTACGGTGTCTCGGTGCTGGTGGCCATGTTTGGCAGCTTGTTCTCTTTGTCCGAGGACGTTATCAAGGCCACNCCGTTTGGTGCGGTGCCCCGTCTGCCGGCCGAGAACTTCACGCTCATGCCGCTGGTGGTGCTGACCCTGATCGCGGTACTACTGGGCGGGCTGGGCATCTGNGCGTTTTGCACCCGCGACATCGTGCCGGAATGAACTGGACCGGAGTAGCCTGAAGAAAACCGTCAGCCACGGAGGAACCATGCAGTCAATGACGTTGGGCCAGGCCCTAGAACTCGAGCACCGTGCCATTGACGGCGGCATCGAAGCATACATCGCCTCCCTGGCCAGTGCGGACACAGCCGATCCGGCACCGTTACTCGCCGCGCTGAGCGGCTTGCGGCGGCACATCTATTTGGAGGAAGAGTTCTTGTTTCCGCCGCTGAAGGCTGCCGGCCTCATGGGGCCCATCTTCGTCATGCTGCGCGAACACGGGCAGCTTTGGCGCCAGATGGACACCCTCGACGCACTGCTTGCCAGCGGGGCCGACTCCACTACCCGGGCAACGGCTCTGCCCTGCGCAACGCCTCTNGCCTTGCGCACCGCCTGCACCGATTTACTCTCCCTNTTGGACGCTCACAATTCCAAGGAAGAGCCCATCATCTACACCCAGGCCGACGAGCTCCTTGGCACTACCGCCAGCGGCGAACTTTTGCCNTTCCTCGCGGCCGGTTCAACTCCGGATGACTGGGTCTGCTCGGGCGCCTGACGCCCGTTAGTCCTCGAGCCGGAATCCGGCGGTGAGAGGTTTTCCGTCCGGTGCCGTGATGGTCAGCTGCAAGACGCCATCTTCTAGAACACTGTCTGTCAGGACAGGCATGAGTGTGGCGGCGTCGAAGTTCTCAAGCAGTGAAGCCATGGCAGGATCGCCCGTCAACACTGCAAGGGATCCATGGACGCTACGGATGCTGGCGTGTTGGCCTGTGAGCCACGGGATGCAGGTTTCAGCGGCCATCGGGTTGCTGCCCTCTACCTTCAAGGCAGCTGCGTCACTGTAGCCCAGCACCGGAAAGAGGTAAGAGGACACGGCGCCGTGGACGGGTGCGGCGTAGCCGCCCTCCCGCACGGTTGCTGTTTGGGGCGTTGGGGATTCCACCACGTGCACGCGCAGTTCCCACGGACCGCGAACGGCAGTGGCAGAGGTGACGCGCCAAGGTGAATCCGTCTCCACAGCCTNCATCCCCCAGACTGGACGGTGGGCACTTGCCAGGGTGTCCGGCGTCGTGCATTCACGGCGGTGAATGGCGGTGCGGCGGGACGGGGCATCCACCGCATCCAGGACGGCCAGGTGGTTGTCCAGTGGCGGGCTATATTCCGGGGCCGTATGGGTGGAGTAGGCCAGACGGGAGTAGTGGGNGTCATCACCCTGCACAATGCCGGGGTAGTTGTCGCTGCCGTGGTTAGCCAGGCGCACCACGCCATCTGCAGCGGTGCTGGCGAGCAGGAAACCGGNGGCGCGGAGTACGCGCACGGAATCGGCTTCAGCTACAGGGCCGCCCTGTTCGGCGTCGGTCCACACAGGGTGGTCCGCGGGAAGCAGGAGACCAAGGAATCCTTTGGACGTCCAGTATGGGAGGCCGGNGCCGGAGTAGATCTGGGTCATGGGGGCGAAGGTGCCAAACCAGCCGCAGCTAAGCACATTGTTCTCGCCAAAGGCGCCGCCGTCGTTGAAATACCGTAGCGCGGCGCTGCCCAGTGCACNGGTGGCACCGGGGGCGAGCGGGCTCACGCCCATGAGCTCGCCGAGCCAGAGCGGCGCGGTGGCACCAAAGCGGTACATCAGTGAGCGGCCTTGGAACAGCGGAGCACCGTTGCCGCCAAAGAAATACGGGAAGTCTTGGAGATAGCGGGCCAGGCGTGCCTTGTAAACGGCGGCCTTTTGGGCGGCAAGTTCCGGGACCCNGGGAGCTGCCATGAGCGTCCACAGGCAAGGGTAGAGGTGCATGGCCCAGCCAGCGTAGTAGTCAAAGCGCTGCCCGTTGCCGTCACTGTACCAACCGTCGCCCAGATACCAGTCTTCGATGCGGGCCAGGCCGTTGTGGATATCTTCCGCGTGGAAGGGCCGGCCGGTGGAGGCAATGAATTCCTGCACCATGACCTTGAACATGACCCAGTTGTTATCCGGGATCACCACGCCCACCGCGCCGCCAAGCCACCCCACAATCTGGTCCTGCTCCGCCGTTTCAAGGGTGTCCCACAGCCATCGGCGGGTCAGGTGCAGTCCCAGGACTAGCGATGCGGCTTCCACCAAAGCCTGCCGTGTCACCTCAATGCGCGGCCAGGGCTGTACCGAGTTGGCGTCGGTGCCGGTCAGCAAGCCGCTGCGGTAGAAGTCCAGGTGGTTGTGCGGATCGCCGCCGTCCTCCCCGGCCACCCGGAAGGCGGCCAGGATGAACGTGCGGGCAAAGCCTTCCAACCCATCGGAGACCTCCCCAGACATGCTGGGNNCACGCCCGGGAGGTTGATGAAAGCGTGCTCCTGCGAGGCGAAGGGGCGTACGGCGTTCAGCTGAGCATCAGCCGCAGCCAGCCAGTGCTCGCGCGTGTAGCCGGTCAGCGGACTTACATCCCAGTGGGCTGGAGGCATCTCAATCATGGCGAATTCCTTGCGCAGTGGTTTCGAGTTCTCATCCAGAGTATCGGGAAAGGGCTTTCCGTGGCTTATTTTGGGACTCACTCCAGCTCTGGCAACTCCTGGGCTACGGCCTCATCCCTGCTTCGTAAGCGCTCAAGGCCTCCGCTACCTTGTCAAGAAAGTCATCCACTTCGGTTTCGTCGTACCCGGAGCGGAACTTTACTGGGGTGAATCTGGCGTGAACGACGTCGTGGGCACTCAATTTTCCGGGGCTCCCAGACTNCCCATTTTGTAATGCCAGTTGGACGGAGTTAACGAAGTCATCGACCTCGTCGGTTATGTAGCCCTCACGAAATTTGGTGCTAGAAAATTTCACCTGGGACATCTCGGTGCTGTGCATAGCATTTCCTTTGCCGCCGGCGGAGCAAGCTTGGTTCGCAATTGACGTTCCATGCCCACCATAAGCGTGAACTTCACAAAGTCCCCGAAAAGTGGTGCGGCTATTGGCCAGCGGCGGCAGCGAGGATGGTTTTAGCCAACGGGCCACCCGTGACAGCCCNCAAATCGCCATCTTCAACAAAGACGGCCACAGCAATGTCACCTTGGGCGGCAATGACCCATGAGTGGGTGCGCGGCGGCGTATCATTGCCGTACTCGGCCGTGCCGGTTTTGCCGATCGCTTCCGGCCCC from Arthrobacter polaris encodes:
- a CDS encoding ABC transporter permease, producing MSTATLGSPARSGARPALGTMTGLVICVRFILRRNGIRLLVWAAVLAVMIPVVYSSQQQAXFPQAARDAYAQVANTPAVAAMTGLPYAAGSLGGILVIKIWMTLAVALAFASIFLVTRNGRADEEAGRTELLRSAPLGRHAYSMANYAVAGALSVAVGLLISLLCLSVKLPVAGSWVMGASIAGTGLAFVAIGALCGQLSSTSXGANSLGVAVLAVFYFIRAGADLQADGTLVSPVSWFSPIGWAQNMRAFGQDTWWPLLPLVLLAVVGCAGALRIETHRDLGMGLLPXRRGPATATAFLAGPVGLVLRLQRGSLVGWLLGAVVAGVFFGGVAQAMSSVLDPSNAFAKAFVGNSATMIQGVLGIFALFNGMLAGAFAVQCLAGARAEEASGRLELQLACALPRRRWLXAQLLVAAGGSAVMLLLGGWLMGVSSNGAGTGAAMAWASFAFWPAVLLMLGVLLFLHGFVPRLSVSLSWAVYGVSVLVAMFGSLFSLSEDVIKATPFGAVPRLPAENFTLMPLVVLTLIAVLLGGLGIXAFCTRDIVPE
- a CDS encoding hemerythrin domain-containing protein; translation: MTLGQALELEHRAIDGGIEAYIASLASADTADPAPLLAALSGLRRHIYLEEEFLFPPLKAAGLMGPIFVMLREHGQLWRQMDTLDALLASGADSTTRATALPCATPLALRTACTDLLSLLDAHNSKEEPIIYTQADELLGTTASGELLPFLAAGSTPDDWVCSGA
- a CDS encoding DivIVA domain-containing protein; the protein is MHSTEMSQVKFSSTKFREGYITDEVDDFVNSVQLALQNGXSGSPGKLSAHDVVHARFTPVKFRSGYDETEVDDFLDKVAEALSAYEAGMRP